The window CGAGGTTTCCGTGGTGACGCGACGATTTTCCTCATCTGTCGGCCTGCTTGGCTCAGCGGCGTGGCGATGCTCGCGGGAGGGCTGCGATGGAGCGAGCCGGGATGCAAGGTCTTGCGCCATGGGCCTCGTTTTTCTATGACTGCTCCGGGTATGGAAAAGCTTTACTTTCTTCTCTGCGGGATCGGCTGCGCGGTCTTTGGCGCGTGCCTGCTGTGGAGGCGGCTGGATCTTTTCCTTAACGGCGAACGTACGCCGGGCAGGGTCGTCGGCTGGGAGCCCCGGGGGCGCAGGGTGTACTTTCACCCGGTGGTCGCGTTTACCGCCGTGGACGGGGCGCAATACCAGATCACCAGCTACGCGGGGTATTCCACGAAACCGGAGATCGATAGCTTTCCGGTGATTTACCTGAGCCGCCGCCCGGCGAAGGCGCTCGTCTATTCGGCGCTGCACTTTTGGGCCGCGCCGCTGGTCCTGCTGGCGATATCGGCGGGGCCGCTGTTTCTTTTCTTCCGGTAATGACCATGGCTTGAGACCGGCCCGCCTGGAATCTCGAGGACGCGCCCCGCGCTCAGGGTTCCGCTGTCGGCGGCGAGTCGTTTTGACTTTTGCCCGCAAACCTTATTCTCTCCTTGGCATACTTTGGTTTAGCGATGCGCCCCGCCCTGAAAGCTTACATTCTCCCCTGGCTATGCTTTGCGGCGTTGTACGGTTCGCAAGTCGTTGTCGCCGTGCTGGCGGTGGCGGGGTGTGTGGTGTCGCGAGGGTTTGCGTATTGGCTCGGAAGTCCGTGGGGGGTGTTCAGCGTGACGGCGATCGGGGGATTGGCTGCGCTGGGGGTGGTGTATTTGTTTCTGCGGCGGCCTTCGGCGGGGGAATATCTTCGCCAGCTGGGCCTGCGGTTTCCGCCGCGTGATGTCTCAATCCCGCTCGTCCTCCTCGGTCTCGCGCTGGGCTTCGCGGCGAGCTATCTGGGTTCCAGATTTCCAGCGGAGGCGGCGGCGAATTCTTCCTTCCTGAAGACGTTTGCCAATGGCTCCCGCGAGGGGGCGTATTTGTACGCCGTGATGCTGGTGGCGGGACCATTCCTGGAGGAGCTGGTGATGCGGGGCTTTCTCTACCAGGTATTTCGCAAGGGCTACGGGGTGCCGGTGAGCGTGGGGGCGCTCGTTTTCATCGGGACTCTCACGCATTGGAAAGTCGCGACGGCATCGGTGTGGTATTTCCTGATGCTCGCCCTCCTCCAGGTCACGATCTGCCTGGCCTTTGAAAAGACGAAAAACCTCTGGAACTGCATCGCGATCCACGTCGCCTACAACGCCGTGATGGCGTATTTCTTTTTGAAAGCGATGTATCCATAGGGTCCCTGGAGTCGGTACGCGCTGTGTTTTGAAATACGAGGGAGGTCGCCAAGGTGGGAATGATTTCCTGCTCGTAGCGGATCGAATGATGGACTATCAGGTGAAGTGCTCCTGCCATCGCCATGAAATCCGCCTCCGACGCTTTTCAGCAGCTTGTTGAGGATCAACTCGACGTGATGGCGAATCTCCGGTTCCGCCGGATGTTTGGCGGATTCGGTCTTTATGCGGGCGAGATCTTCTTTGGAATCATCCACGGCGGGAAACTGTATTTTCACACTAACCCTCACACCCGGAAGCGCTACGAGGAGGCGGGCACCACGTTCTTTGTGACACCCGGCAGCAGGAAGGCGGCGCTGAAGAAATACTACGAAGTCCCGCTGGCCATCGTGGAGCAGAAGAGGGAGTTCGTACGATGGGCGAGAGAGGCTGTGGCCTCCGTGGAGTGAAGGCCGGGCACTTTTTGCCCGGTATGTATCGGCCGACCTGTTTCCTGGCTATGCGTCGCGGTGCAGGAGGATTTGCAGCATGCGCGTGGGGTTGGAAAGGAAATCGCGCGTGACCTGAAAGTGCTCGGTGTCCTCGTAGGCGATGCGCGAGATGCCGTCGGCGCTGCATTGATAGATGCGGGTATCGGGATAGGCCATGAGGATCGGGGAATGCGTGGCGATGAGGAACTGGGAACCCTCGCCGACGAGGTCGTGAATGCGCGAGAGGACGGCAAGCTGGCGCTGCGGCGAGAGGGCGGACTCGGGTTCGTCGAGGATGTAGACTCCGCGCCCCCGGAAGCGGTGCATGACGAGGTTGAGGAAGGACTCGCCGTGGGACTGTTCATGGAGCGAACGGCCGCCGTAGGCATCTGCGAGCGGGGCGGAGTCGCCCGGCCCGGCGTCGAGTTTCTCGATCTCGGTGGCGACATTGTAAAAGCTCTCGGCGCGGAGAAAGAAGCCGTCGCGCGGGCGCTCGCTGCCCCGCGTGATGCGCAGGTGCTCGTGCAGCGGCGAGTGCGAGCTGCGGGTGGAGAAGCGGAAGTTTCTGCTGCCGCCCTCCGCATTGAAGCCGAGCGACACCGCGACGGCCTCCAGCAGGGTGGACTTGCCGGAGCCATTTTCGCCGACGAAGAAGGTGACCTTTGGGTGCAGGTCGATGTGGTCCAGCGAGCGGATGGCCGGGAGGGAAAACGGATACCGGTCGAAGGTCTCGACCGTCTCGCGCTTGAGCGTTACCCGCCGGATGAACTGCGTGGAAATCATGATGGCTTGCGAGAGGAGTGTAAGGGAAATCCCGCAGGGTGTCGCGCGTGGTTTCCGGAATCAGTCCCCTTGGAAAGGGAGACGGGTTTCTGCCTGATTCGGGCGCTTGGCGGGAGGTTTAGCTGAGGAACATGAGGAAGG of the Terrimicrobium sacchariphilum genome contains:
- a CDS encoding DUF3592 domain-containing protein; translated protein: MTAPGMEKLYFLLCGIGCAVFGACLLWRRLDLFLNGERTPGRVVGWEPRGRRVYFHPVVAFTAVDGAQYQITSYAGYSTKPEIDSFPVIYLSRRPAKALVYSALHFWAAPLVLLAISAGPLFLFFR
- a CDS encoding CPBP family intramembrane glutamic endopeptidase, with amino-acid sequence MRPALKAYILPWLCFAALYGSQVVVAVLAVAGCVVSRGFAYWLGSPWGVFSVTAIGGLAALGVVYLFLRRPSAGEYLRQLGLRFPPRDVSIPLVLLGLALGFAASYLGSRFPAEAAANSSFLKTFANGSREGAYLYAVMLVAGPFLEELVMRGFLYQVFRKGYGVPVSVGALVFIGTLTHWKVATASVWYFLMLALLQVTICLAFEKTKNLWNCIAIHVAYNAVMAYFFLKAMYP
- a CDS encoding TfoX/Sxy family protein, whose protein sequence is MKSASDAFQQLVEDQLDVMANLRFRRMFGGFGLYAGEIFFGIIHGGKLYFHTNPHTRKRYEEAGTTFFVTPGSRKAALKKYYEVPLAIVEQKREFVRWAREAVASVE
- a CDS encoding AAA family ATPase codes for the protein MISTQFIRRVTLKRETVETFDRYPFSLPAIRSLDHIDLHPKVTFFVGENGSGKSTLLEAVAVSLGFNAEGGSRNFRFSTRSSHSPLHEHLRITRGSERPRDGFFLRAESFYNVATEIEKLDAGPGDSAPLADAYGGRSLHEQSHGESFLNLVMHRFRGRGVYILDEPESALSPQRQLAVLSRIHDLVGEGSQFLIATHSPILMAYPDTRIYQCSADGISRIAYEDTEHFQVTRDFLSNPTRMLQILLHRDA